gcagagttaagcttcaaccctaatcaaacacacctgaacaagctcatcaatccATTCAGGATTACTAAACTACAGGcaggtgagatttttttttttttttttttttttttttcagggttggatcTAGGactgaacttgcctacccctggttTAGAGATATGTAAAGTGGGAGAAGTTGGTGCACTATTGTAAAACCAGTGTACTTGCATGGTAACTCCTCAGCAATTGTCCACTTAATATAATGTTTAACATTCTAGACATCAACCACTTACACTGTGGTAACATACTATGTACACATCTAGTTACTAAGTGCACAGGTTTTAGTGCCACGTTGTAAAGTGGGACAATCAGTCCACTAAAATAATCCAAAAGAGGcgtataaacttaaataataaataaaatgaaaattgtgttagCTGTCATAACTATTTAATTAGTCAAAGAATGGTTTGCATTTAATTTTAGCATTCATTTGAATCATAAAAATTCAGCCTACATGAGGTGATGTGCAGGAGTTAcagtattaatttattcaaatcagTTTATATGAAACAAATATTACTTCAACTTACTTGAAAAGTTAGAAAACTAAAGTAGGCTTTACCTTTGTGTGTAGCTCCACCCATTTCATCCCTTTTGGATGAATCTGAAGTTACTTTGTTTCAGATATTTTAATCTAAGGTGTACTGTTAGCCATTTTAATTATTCTCTTTGTGATGGACCACCATAATATACTTGACACTTACACAAAGTTTTAATTCACTGTCCTCTTTGgatatgtttacatgcacatttttGGTTCAATCGGACTGAATTCATTCCATTTGATGAATCTGTATGTAATGTTAACATGAACGCTAGATAAGTGATCGGGCTGatgtgcaggtttttttttacatgcgcaTTCTGCACAAATAGTGAAAGTGACATATAGATAATATAAAGTTTCTCAGTGTTTGCACATAAAAACCACTCTCACAGCAGAATTCATATTTATCcatttatggataaatatacaaataaattattgtgctGCTCGTATTTATCacaccaaataataaaaaaaaaaaaaagactcatgtGTTGCCTGTGGATGATTACCCAAAACCAGATGTCCTGCTCCAATTCACAGAATTTTATGACAGGACAcacatttatacaacactttatttaTAAAAGGAAGAGCAGCTCGTTCCGTGTGTCATACGTCATAATGTTATTTCGGCATCATTGTCATTCTTAAAGTTTCGGGTTTCAATCCAATCAAGGTTTTACATGCACTCTCAAACAtattagaagaggaataaaccacccgCTTCAGTTCGATTGAAATTTAATTCAGATTGAGCTCAATCAGATCGCTAAAGttgtttacatgaaggcttttcagtcTGACTGAGCCATCAATCCAATTACAAATAgattatttggttgcatgtaaacatagccaTTGTGTCTGTCATTATGTTTTTGATTTATATCAACATAGATTCAGCATGACTGATAAAAGTGAAGCATAAAGTACATAATATCCATCTTTGTCATCTATTCCATTATTTGAAGATTTGAGATTCAATTTTCCTAGGCTAAATCAAGACAACTGAACATTTTGTACATCAGATATGTAAAGTAGCAATGATAGTCGAAACAAACTATAATATTAAAGTGCAAATTATAAATATTGTGATTATTTACCTTTATGACTTTATAACaataacagtttttgtaaaattgCTCTCAGAATGATGGCTTTATTAGTTTAATTACaattgatgttctgtaaaaatatTGACCAGAGAGGATGCTGGCTGAAATATTTTCAGAGTTAAGATGAGTTTAACAGTCTTTTTAAACCAGGGGTAAAATAAAGCATAGATCATAGGATTCAGACCTGAGTTAATATACACAACCCACATCAAAACATTTATGGTTGTGGAAGAAACTGCTAATATGGAACAGATATAGTACGGAATCCAACAAAGCAGATAAACTGTGAcaatgattcctaatgtcagagcAGCTTTGCTCTCAGATTTCCTTCTCACTGAACCTTCATTTACACATTTGCCACCCTTCATCAGGGTGTTTATAACTTTCACTTGCTGATGTACAACATAGAAAATCCTCAAATATAAAGATATGATAACGATACagggaaaaataaaacacaagatCAGATCAATGACTTTCCAAGCAAAACTCACCATAAGAGAACACTCTCCAGAACAGATGTTTGTTTTgcttgaaatgttaaaataaccaTTACTAATTACAAAGGCAGTGCTAGAAGTTGAGGAAAAAACCCAACTCAAACAGATGCTTATTAATGTTTTAGTCGTGGTTATTTTCTGTGGGTACAGTAAAGGGTGACAAACAGCCACATAACGATCAAcagcaattaaaactaaattactaagaGATACTGTAACAAGCAGCCCTGTTATTGCCAAAAACAGTCCACAGAAAGTGTGCCCAAAGTACCAGCACATCTCAATCAGCCTCGAGGCCTCTATGGGCATCACAAGTCCAATAAGCATGTCAGCCACAGCCAGAGAGAGAATGAGCAGGTTGGTGGGAGTTTGAAGCTTCTTGAAAtgagagatggagatgatcaCCTGCAGGTTCAGAAACACAGTCCATGCTGACAgcaatgaaaaaaacatatacatgatATTGGATTCATGTTGGGAGCGTTTTCCCTTGATGCAGGATGAGTTGATGGCAGGAAAGCAGTATTGAATCTCATGATCCTCTATCTTATAGGCCATGAGTGAATCTCCTCCTGTTAGGAGTTTATTCTGCATTCCTTAAAGtcctttaatttatacagtgtctGGATCAGACTGCCCCCTCTGATGCTGcataatgacattattttcctTTAACACTTTCAACCTTAATATGACTGATGTGATCTTTAGGCATCTTTGTGTTGTGAATTTAACATGCATTTAGGaataacatgcttggatacagaactctgtgaacagccagcttctttggcaattaatgtttgtggcttaccctccctGTGAAGGGTGTCGATGATTGTCTTATGGACAACTGACAGATCAGAAGTCTACCCCTTGGTTgagtagcctagtgaaccaaactgagagaccattttgaaggctcaggaaacctttgcaggtgttttgagtttggCATgtaaccatattctaatttgttgatgaGTGAATTGGGAGGTTTTGTTAAATCTGAGCCaaaatcatctaaaaaaaaagaaaaaaaaaaagacttcagtctgtgtgcagtgaatttatttaatacacaagtttcacaatttgagttgaattactgaaattaacttttccacttcagtctgtgtgcagtgaatttatttaatacacaagtttcacaattttagttgaattactgaaattaacttttccacaacatactaatttataaaaaaatgtcaatCTAATGCCTTTTCCCCCTGCTTGTTTTGCAATCACATATTTTGTTATGTTGACATATTaaagttttagtggaaaaaaatactttcaaacagtCATCGTTTCTGCCAAACACCATTGTTGCTAAAAGAGCAGGCTACAGTTGATACAGTTGAGATTGAAATGACAGAgacaaagtaaaaagtaaaagtgGAGAAAAAATCATTATCTATTTCATGCACAACTTGAGTAAATTATAACAGGTAAAGCTGTCAGCTGTGTGGACATTAACAGTATTGTTAACAGTTCTAGTTCATAATCATACTAAAAAGGCTTTTTTCTTAACAAGATCTTTAGTCTAAatgctgtgttctgttaatgTGTGAACTTCATATTATTTGTAGTTGTAAGGGGGCTGTTCTAGGTGGGGATTGAACCCGGGTCTGTTGCGTTCAAGGTCActgagttaaaggaatagttcacccaaaaatcataatgatgttattaataactcaccctcgtgtcgttacaaacccgtgagacctcattTTATCttaggaacacagtttaagatattttagatatagtccgagagctctcagtccctccattgaaactgtgtgtaagggctactgtccatgtccagaaaggtaagaaaaacatcatcaaagtacaGGCGCGCAGATGGCACTAGGGATGGGGGGGACATGACCCCCCCAGATTCATAGTAACCAGATCCGTCCCCCTCACTTTCTCAATGAAAGGTTCTATAGGTAAACAGAGGATTAATCTGAGTTTCCACGATGTACATTAGTCTAAGTAGAAGCGACCCGGCCCGCCGCTCCTTTAAACGTGTAATAAACAATTTTTGAAACACGCTTTTGACCGCTTTGTCTGAccgagtcccaaaacacacttgtagccaatcagcggtAAGGGGGCGTGTCTTGTCCTGATAGCAAGAAGAGTGCGCTCAatttgagtgcacaggacgcatattacattacatttagtaatttagctgatgcttttattgaGAGAGATGGCGGATAAAGAGGTAGGACCCGCCTAAATATCAGACCAGCTTTCCAGTGGTGGGGAGAAACTCAAGGATTGAGAAGGGCTTGAATCGGACGCCGAGGttgatttgtttctttttgatagGTGAGTAACGATTTTGCGTTGTTTCACACAACTTATCCATGTtggcttttgtttgaatatgcttgtgtgtcaTCTTCGCTTGTTTCCGCGATCGTTGTTGCTATGGTTGCGTATGTACGTGTGGGGTAAAGATTTCAAAATAGGGGTGAtgcacggtggccgagagagctcaacttcacaaaacacattcaaatagaaaaagcaccaacAAATTAAGAAAacctcttcatcagtttgacagcacacgtgctgcaaatactcaacaCATTGATATACAAAAAACAAGctacaaatgctcacaacacaaataCAGAAACGCTCTGCAAATACTCAAACCAAACTAAATTAccccaacaaaaagaaaatttaaacaagtttttttttttttttttttttagtattgattaccatttttatgaccatatttgtacaaataccatggttaaactatggttatagAAGTAAATCCATGGTAAATTTGTTAACGATTACAGAAaccatttttttgtttgctttttttatataataaatttatttattcattaattcatttcaatAGTAAAACCACAGGCTATGGTTAGTTTTTGTAAGGTAAGCCAGCTTACATAACCTTTCACAGGTACAGAAATTGTGTATTtagtcagcttatttaggctaataatatccataAAGCTAAGGAAACGTATGACCAggattgttaaaataaacaaaatatattttttcagagtaaacatttataaattatgtcccaGCCACATTTGTCCCTTTACGGTGACCCCAGGGTCCTACGAATAGCTGGTAGCTGCCTCAATTGTGCCTATAGCTGTAACCATAGTgatcatatacaggtgcatctcaaaaaatttgaatgtcatggaaaagtcctttcttttttgtaatttaatccaaataagcaaactttcttatattctagtgGCATGAaggcgatcagtctgtggcactgctgaggcgttaCTGAAgtccaggttgctttgatagaggccttcagctcctctgtattgtttgtcagatgttacttctcttcctcttcacaataccccattgattctctgtgaggttcaggtcaggtgagttggctggccaaacAATCACAGTaacatggtcagcaaaccacttggaagtgttttttcactgtgggcaggtgctatcGTCTTACTAGaagaggaaatcagcatctcattaaagcttgtcagcagatggaagtgctcccaaaatctcctggtagatggctgcattgacttgataaaacacaatggagcaacaccagcagacatcccagcacccaaatcatctctgacttcagaaacctCACACTGGAcgttggattctgtgcctctccagtcttccaccagactccagacctttatttccaaatgaaatgctaaatttactttcatctgaaaagaggactgtggaccactgagcaacggtccagttctttttctccttaccccaggtgagatGCTTCAGACGTTattctctggttcaggagtggcttggttctaggaatgtgacagctctggctcttttcctgaagacgtctgagtgtggtcttgatgcactgactccagcttcagtccgcTCCTTGTGACCCTCCCAAGTTCTTTAATGAGCTTTTCATGATAagcttcccaaggctgtggtcatgcctgttgcttgtgcaccttttcctaccacaccttttacttccagtcaactttctatgaatatattttgatacagcactctgtgaactgccagccctttcagcaatgaccttctgtggcttatcCTCCTTGTGGAGGGGGTTGATGAACTTCTTCTGAACAACTGTCAaatcagtagtctttcccataattgtggttgcatgttctaaactagcccaggaggtaccctgtatttataatcaaaatttACCAAACTAATCAACctcaaaatagaatataaaaatttttgagatactgattttttaaattttcttaagatgtaagtcgtaaccatgagaattaaaacaattgttttatatatatatttcagattgtgttaaattaatctaaaatataagaaagtttgcttttttgaattgttacaaaaaataaagacctcgtCTATGACTGAGCTGGTGATTTTTCTGGACTGAAAAATTTTGACTGCTGGACAGCTTGGTTCCCCCCTAGTTAAAAAAATCCCATCTGCACCCCtgtcaaagtagtccatgtgacatcagagggtcagttagaattttttgaagcatcgaaaataaattttagtccaaaaatagcaaaaactacgactttattcagcattgtcttctcttctgtgtcttttATGAGAGAGCTCAAAACAAAGccgtttgtgatatccggttcgcgaacgaatcatttgatgtaactggatctttttgatcCAGTTCactaaatcgaactgaatcgttttaaacggtttgagTCTGTTCTCAGGTCTactatgttgtgtttttgtcattcctCATTCCTAGCTCCTGAGTTGGATTTATCCCTGTGTCTTGGGTCTAAtaaagattattttgtgtattctaCCACTCCATGTTCCCTCCAGCAGCGATCGTGACAGAAGACCTGCCCGAATAAGACCCGACCTGACCGTTTAATCCATGTGTTCCCTtcatttttgtttcgtttttgtcTACCATTGTGTGTTGCTATATCCATACCAATAATATGAAAACAACAGTGTTACAACAGTGCTAGCATTTCAATCACATTTGCTGCTAAGAATAGATGAGTACATCTATAATATGTTTAGGAgcatgtgaaaaaagaaaaagaaaataaaaccttaaCCAAGTCCCTGCAGATTTTTAAGTCTTAATAGTCATAAATGACATAACAAACATCTTAATTATACTTTTTAGAGGTCTTTATTGTGATTATAGTGATTATATAGTTTTTATGGTGACCACTCTGATACTGCTCTGTTGGTCACTAGATTCTGCAGGAAAATGTGGAATGTGTGACTGAGATAAATTTACTACTATTAGACTgtgtaaataatgataatgattgGATGATAACATTCTTTTAATCATTAATAGGTTTTGTTAATGGTCACCCAACTCAGTGACAAGTTCAAGTCAGACAGTTTAATTTACTCCACAGAACCTATTCAGtataaaataaaccaaataacTGGCTAGAAGGGAAAATAATTGTATACCaaaattaatttctataatagcaagtataaacatttattagacAAATATGAACAATTGTGCAAATATGAAATGTGCTTACCTTGAACTTGTACACAGCATATTTAACtacttatttattaatgtctttcAGGTATCATGAATGATATTATAAAACTAATTTCAATCAAAGTGGATGCAGGGTGAACTATTTTAAGAATTAAGATGTAACTGTGTGTAGGCTTCTCTCGAGGAAGTGGGTTGATTTGTCATATACATGGATTTGTCTTTGTTCAGTTGGCTTACACTTTACTATGATGTCAGAAAGGTCACTGAGGTGAAAATTCGGAAACACAATTATAATTGGTATTATTCATGTTTTGCATGCATTATTGATGTTGAGATGATCTTCCACtgaatattgtaataaatatgtgaaataaaaagtagaGTTCCTcagatattgaaaatatttatgatGTTTTCAAATTACAAACTGGCTAAAGATATTTAAttgagttaattgcaagcagcattGCGATGGATGAGACGCTGAAGAGTCGGAATTTAAATAGACTGcttgtgataggtgtcaagactggattggtacacgttaGGCTAACTGTCAGCTGATGTGAGCTCGACTGAAATGGCCTTCCTGAACTAACACAAtgctaaataatgtttttgattatTGTTAGTATTTATGTCTACTGAAAGCCATGACaagaacaataacaacaaaacataggACTAGGATCTATGGTTTAAACATCAGTGTGTGCTTTATCAGTAAAGaataaaaagtgtgtgtgggggggatcataacaacaattatgatCTATTATAAACTCTGATtataatctgtaaaaatgttaatgataGAGGATGCTGTCTGAAATATTTTAAGAGTTAATATGTGTTTAACTGACACTTTGAACCAACGGTAAAATAAAGCATAGACCAGAGGATTCAGGCCTGAGTTAATATGCACAACCCATATTAGAAATCTTAATATTTTGAGAGAAATTACTGTATTCACTGTAAGAGACAAGATGTAGTATGGAATATAGCAAAGCAGATAAACACTCAcaatgattcctaatgtcaggGCAGCTTTACTCTCAGATTTCCTCTTCGCTGAACCCTCCGTTACACATTTACCACTCTTCATCAAAGAGTTTATAACTTTCACTTGCTGATGTACAACATAAAATATCTTCagatataaaattataatcacaGTACAAGGAAATAGGAAAGACAAGAACAGATCAGTCATACTCCAGGCAGAGTTAGTCATAAAGGGACACTCTCCATAACACCCATGTGTTCTGCTCGATGGATCAAAATATCCGTTATCTGTTATGATGGAAATATTGTAGGCTGAAGACCACATCCAGCAGATACATATGATAATCaaagttttagttgtagttattttttgTTGGTACAGTAAAGggtgacatacagccaaataacgatcaacagcaattaaaatcaaattataaagaGATGCTGAAATGAGCAGCCCTGTTATTGTCAAAAACACTCCACAGAAAGTGTCCCcaaaatgccagcagatctcaATCTGCCTCGAGGCCTCTATGGGCATCACAAGTCCAACAAGCATGTCTGCCACAGCCAGAGAGAGAATGATGAGGTTGGTTGGTGTGTGAAGCTTCTtgaagtgagagatggagatgaaCACCAGCAGGTTCAGAAACACAGTCCACGCTGACAGCAATGAAAAAAGCATATACATGACATTGGATTCATGTCTGGAGCGTTTTCCCCTGATACATGATGAGTTGATGGCAGGAAAGCAGTATTGAATCTCATGATCCTCTGTCTCATAGGCCATGTGTGAGCCTCCTCCTTTAAGAATTTTGTTCTGCTTTCCTTAATGTCCTTTCATTTATACAGTGTCTGGATCAGACTGACCAACCCATCTACCGCCCACTCTGATGCTGCATAATGACATTTAATAAGTTAttgtatgtattcatttattcacaCAGTAGTCTGTTTAATAGCccataggtaacactttagaaaaggAAATGCTTATtcaccattaactatgactttcccctcaataaactcctaattttctgTTTAATTAGTAAGGTTGTTTTTAGGTTTAGCTGTTGGGTAGGATttgggatgtagaataaggtcatgtagaatTAGTacaaataaatggctaatattctagtaatatgcatgcttataagcaactagttaaaggactctaaaataaagtgtaacaactaatatattttttatcaaacaaatctatgaatattaattattatttctatacaTTATAACTCTACTTACAATGGTAGGGTAAATTCTGGTATAAACCAGCCTTGGTATAAAACAATTAACAACCAGGCTAACAAAGTGAACCGGTCCAAAGAATGAAAACTCATGAAAGTGCAACAGTAAGTGAATGTGACATATGGTGTTACGACCTTTGTTTCTTGTAGTGTCGCGGTGTGTGTGTTCTTTCTCCTCCCTCCTACTCTCTCTGGTATCTGATAGGATCCCGCTGATGGGATGTACGATCACCATTGGTGGTGGAGACGAGGCGTGGGCTTTAAAAGGACCCTGCCGGCATTCAACGGGGAGCTCATTGTTGGTTCAGTCGCAGTTGGGTTTAGAGCTCCTGGATCCCGTCTTCGGCCGATGATCAAATTTGTTACTATCAAGTGTAGTGTAAAATCTATTGATCACGttcattcattttcagcattATGTACTGAGAACGTGGGGCAAAGGGGTGTCCTGCAGATTTGTTTTGGCTATCTTGTTTGGGTTATGTTTTGTGTTATGAAGTTAGggaagtaaaatgtattaatcttttaATACATAAGCCCGGGGTGTAATATATGGGTACGCTACATATTGATATACATATCACAGCTGTGACTGTATCATGTATTTAGATACAGTAGACAGTTCCTCCACATAGAACCTTTCAATACACAATTCCCACACTTCATATGAGAGTCTGTAACTTGTCATTGTGCACAGAAAATCCTCAAATATACAGTTTAGTGTTACAACACATCATTCAGAAGACAGAGGTGAACCCAATTTGAAATTGAGGAAATAGTTAAATATTGAGAGGTGAGTATGCAAGCAAGTCACAAACAAGAAGCGATGGGCCGTGCCACATCTTTAAAATTTTAACAGTGTTTTAGTACGCACTCCATCAGTTCCAGTTGGTGACATCAGTTCAGTTCATCTTTATTAATTTCCCGAAGGCAATTTGGTTGCAGCAAACTAGCATACACATAAAacaatgtcacacacacatacataattttttatttatttatctagaaTTAAAAGTTTTACAGCTGAGGGGACAAACACATTTTTGAACCGATTAGAtttatgtttatgatctctgctgaataaagtgcttcattctttttttttttttgaggaaatccTAAtgtcaaatcctcaaccacacatctttttggggtgaattatatcttattcctctcatcgtgaagcaaacagtaaaataaaattaacttgaagaacagtctggctgcgttgtcttctgttgtgtgggcgtattcaagctcGGACTTCAGTGAAATATAAgaatctgaatagtgcgttcagCACGGGCAGGGCCAGCGCTCCGCACACGCACATCACGCACTgcgcgtagggcaccaagtgcttggGGGGTGGGGGGCACCAAAAAactagtataaataacaaataaaatatttctaaaagcatgttaatatacaaaagcaatacaaaagtgatataggcctagaccaaattagtcgagaaaaaggtgaatctctgtgccagtctccCTATGGTGCCCAGTTATGCATGgttatttgcagtttaaaatgtgcactttaaaattcatacttcataaaattcatacacttatactgttatttgcactaaactttttttgcacttttaacttTCTGTGTTTACATTATTCAGTTCCAATTATTCATTTGCAGCAGTTATTTTGGAAATAAAGAGAACCTAACTAAGAAATTCTGAATGGTAGTTATTTCTTTTGTTGgttggtgggtgggtgggtggttgGTTGTGGAGGGGAGGGGGCGCCAAGCATTTGTTCTTAGGGCACCCAAATGGCTAGCGCCGGCCCTGAGCACGGGGGCATCgtcgcattagaagataatgaagggagacgtaaaaaacatgttttcatatgaattactttgtcacagaatatttgttttttcagCAGCACTTATGTGATATGTTTAGTTTCAAAGATGACATGTCAGTCTTCCTacagatatatctctcatgtctcttcattgagtattcactgagttacagttcattttaaatgacatgtttgtaaatgaagatcagcgcaatATGTTTAAAGTGTACTACTAATATACTGACAATCAAGTAATGtgaactaaaatgtaatttaatgtcagTTAACAGTACACCTAAGTTTGAATTAAATCTAATGTTTTGACAACATCAATGCATATTATTTGTAGTTAATTTCAATATATCACAATTTAAGCTTACATTAATTGCAATTAGTTTAACTTTTGAGTGATATTTTTGAACCACTTAAATGGGACTTTAGTATATTTTACATGTGAtttgaaatatgttaaatatgcACTTCTGATAAGCaattattgtaaactaaaatatacttcaatGTAATATATCTCTAGCAATGAAGTTGAAATtgagtatattaaaaataataataataacctcttAATAACCTAGCTACAATCATGGCAAATAAACCctcaatttgttaaaaaaaaaaaaaaaaaaaaacaatctttaaaacaaaaatgctaatttcacCATGACAGAAAACACCATTCTGTAAGATGTGTAAACCTGTTTGCTCACTGGGGACCTAAAAATGTCCAAATGTGTCATTTGGTTGCCATAACATATATGATTactaacacacaaacagacatacacttaatacaaaaaagaataaataaataaagaaaattatcaTTCCACGTacaacaaatgagaccttattgtaaaacattaccaAAATGGCTTACTTGTACcactggtttcacagacaaggcttaagactatccccagactaaaatgtaattctgagctgtttcaactgatagaaaattgggtaacactttatgaTAACGTTCTGTTATaagtcatttttaaattattagttaatgatgaactaatcatttacaaaacatgactatacatttataaatgattaataagtaataagttaatttttttgtaatgttttattaattcagttaaaAGTCACTTATCAGTAATTAGTTAATGATGAACgaataatttacaaaaacatcACTATATGTTCATAAATGATTAATGAGTGGTAAgctaaatatttacaaatgtattgtaAGTTATCTTAAAAGttgaaatcatgaaataaatcaaattgaTCATTAGGAGATGGTTTATAAGTTATTAGTTGATAacattatatatcacttataaataactgaagaatttatttaaaatcgtTTTTGTATGATTATCTCAATAAACAATTGTTAATCATGAACAAATGATGAACAAACCATTAGGTAATGATCAGTATATGATTTATTGGCGAATTTGTTAGCTGGTCTGTGTTCAAAATGCACAAACATTCAGGTATGTTAAAGCACTATTTTTAAGAAGAGTAACTCATTTGTTTTGAAGtggataaacatttataaatgccttAGTCAGGTGATTCCAGTGGCTTGTGTTAAATCCTTTCACTCATCAGCACAGACTTGTGTTCTTTGTTGAGTGTGTGGGATCTAGTGATGAAGTGAACCTCTTAACTGGTTTTTACCTTCCACTGAAGCTCACACACAGAGTTAAAGACTTTATGTGTGTCAGAGAAGACAACTGTCTATATCCTCACCAGTCAGTACTTAGTACACACTATAAAGTGTTCAACACCTGTTATAGATGATGTGTAGatgcatgaataaatcatttacaaagctttctgcatcccctaatctaaagtgtaaacga
Above is a window of Carassius auratus strain Wakin chromosome 35, ASM336829v1, whole genome shotgun sequence DNA encoding:
- the LOC113054829 gene encoding trace amine-associated receptor 13c-like, yielding MQNKLLTGGDSLMAYKIEDHEIQYCFPAINSSCIKGKRSQHESNIMYMFFSLLSAWTVFLNLQVIISISHFKKLQTPTNLLILSLAVADMLIGLVMPIEASRLIEMCWYFGHTFCGLFLAITGLLVTVSLSNLVLIAVDRYVAVCHPLLYPQKITTTKTLISICLSWVFSSTSSTAFVISNGYFNISSKTNICSGECSLMVSFAWKVIDLILCFIFPCIVIISLYLRIFYVVHQQVKVINTLMKGGKCVNEGSVRRKSESKAALTLGIIVTVYLLCWIPYYICSILAVSSTTINVLMWVVYINSGLNPMIYALFYPWFKKTVKLILTLKIFQPASSLVNIFTEHQL